The following proteins are encoded in a genomic region of Ornithodoros turicata isolate Travis chromosome 6, ASM3712646v1, whole genome shotgun sequence:
- the LOC135398146 gene encoding disintegrin and metalloproteinase domain-containing protein 10-like, whose protein sequence is MIKATGFLATLQVLCLVGVSSELSDFVTKYERVRMHSFNVPQTKGVDSMRIKPEAQGGYRVSFEAYGQKFNLSLAEDPRHVNRIPVYVHNNSGVSRVTYDSDYTIYIGRLEDNPRSEVMGYFRDGIFDGVIRTENNVYFVEPADSFFLEKQNYDAVVYSGTEVMAPDCITMDGGVRACFQNKTHAYGPSKMLQKLEPDVLTQMSGQRLKESNANLGKGSSLRVCGIELLADHSFYRSRNRNINVVVQEMILHLHYADLVFRNTDFNLPFRIGLIPEKVTIYTDPNTKGYPLGQEDLSAKDYLASFSFYVQRHCLVVGFSHRPFESNTLGISFVANPDPEGPVGGICELPMRFIDQDTIHSFNIASITTSTSNRKRVPHGVSFGTVTHEIGHSFGSPHDPAADPACHPIGKSGFFIMVKYSVDGSLPNHRAFSPCSVRDMRKVVKAKGTCLAEDGARCGNGIIEPGEECDCGSDATCETLDPCCSPAMSQVPQDLLVPSAPRDRPCTIRRTGGNTCSPRSSACCNEQCGAMVLSTGRNTTCRPFDECMATGMCDDKGVCRPVTPHADGYPCRGTKKTCRRGKCSSTPCQDKGMQDCVCMEEGKYGNNECHICCRNSSHGLCMPAIEFGVKAHDGRLFVQRSDFFCHGRRGQCDGFGICIVSPTISHSSTSTADCRIPLRILLWATLALLTLQVRRRTVVH, encoded by the exons ATGATCAAGGCCACCGGATTCCTTGCCACCCTGCAGGTGCTGTGTCTTGTCGGGGTCTCCTCGGAACTCAGCGACTTTGTCACAAAGTATGAGCGGGTACGCATGCATTCGTTCAACGTCCCGCAGACCAAAGGCGTCGACTCCATGCGGATCAAGCCCGAAGCGCAAGGCGGCTATCGAGTGTCCTTCGAAGCGTACGGCCAGAAATTTAACTTGTCGCTCGCCGAGGACCCTAGGCACGTGAACCGCATCCCTGTATATGTGCACAACAACAGTGGCGTGTCTCGAGTGACTTATGATTCGGACTATACCATCTACATCGGTAGGCTAGAAGACAACCCGCGTTCTGAGGTTATGGGCTATTTCCGCGACGGCATATTCGACGGAGTCATCAGGACAGAGAACAACGTCTACTTTGTGGAACCCGCTGACAGTTTCTTCCTCGAAAAGCAGAATTACGACGCGGTCGTTTACTCTGGCACGGAGGTGATGGCTCCGGACTGTATCACGATGGACGGCGGAGTGCGAGCATGCTTCCAGAATAAGACTCATGCGTACGGGCCATCCAAGATGCTTCAGAAGTTGGAGCCTGATGTTCTCACGCAAATGAGTGG GCAACGACTGAAGGAGTCCAACGCAAATCTGGGCAAAGGATCTAGCCTCCGCGTGTGTGGCATAGAGCTCCTGGCAGATCACTCCTTCTACCGGTCCCGCAATCGCAACATCAACGTGGTGGTCCAGGAGATGATACTGCATCTGCACTACGCCGACCTCGTTTTTCGAAACACTGATTTCAACCTGCCCTTCCGCATTGGCCTTATTCCCGAGAAAGTTACGATATACACTGACCCGAACACTAAAGGCTATCCCCTTGGCCAAGAAGACCTTTCCGCGAAAGACTACCTGGCTAGCTTCTCCTTCTACGTCCAGAGACACTGCCTCGTTGTCGGGTTCTCGCATAGGCCATTCGAAAGCAACACGCTTGGCATCTC GTTCGTGGCTAACCCGGATCCGGAAGGTCCCGTCGGAGGTATCTGCGAGCTTCCAATGCGCTTCATCGACCAGGATACCATTCACAGCTTCAACATCGCTTCGATCACAACGAGCACATCGAACCGCAAGAGGGTCCCTCACGGTGTTTCTTTCGGTACGGTGACCCACGAGATAGGACATAGCTTCGGTTCACCGCACGATCCGGCAGCGGACCCTGCCTGTCACCCCATTGGAAAGTCTGGATTCTTCATTATGGTCAAGTACTCTGTGGACGGCTCGCTGCCCAACCATCGGGCGTTCTCACCGTGCTCTGTCAGGGACATGCGGAAG GTCGTGAAAGCCAAAGGGACGTGTCTAGCCGAGGACGGAGCCCGCTGCGGAAATGGTATCATTGAGCCGGGTGAAGAGTGCGACTGTGGTTCAGACGCCACATGCGAGACTCTGGACCCGTGCTGCAGTCCAGCCATGTCTCAGGTTCCTCAAGATCTCCTGGTGCCTTCTGCGCCACGCGATAGGCCGTGCACTATACGGCGTACAGGGGGCAACACCTGCAGCCCTCGTTCTTCAGCTTGCTGTAACGAACAATGTGGTGCCATGGTTCTTTCTACGGG GCGTAACACAACGTGTCGACCATTTGACGAGTGCATGGCGACTGGGATGTGCGACGACAAAGGTGTATGCAGACCAGTTACACCACACGCTGATGGGTATCCCTGCAGG GGAACCAAGAAAACGTGCAGACGGGGCAAGTGCTCTTCGACTCCTTGCCAGGACAAAGGCATGCAGGACTGCGTATGCATGGAGGAAGGGAAATACGGCAACAACGAGTGTCATATCTGCTGCAGGAATAGCAGTCACGGACTCTGTATGCCTGCCATAGAGTTTGGAGTGAAAGCGCACGATGGACGACTCTTTGTACAGAGGTCCGATTTCTTCTGCCACGGGCGACGAGGACAGTGTGACGG TTTCGGCATCTGCATCGTGTCTCCGACGATCTCGCACAGCAGCACTTCGACTGCGGACTGCAGAATTCCTTTGCGGATCTTATTGTGGGCAACATTGGCGTTATTGACGTTGCAAGTGCGGCGACGGACCGTGGTGCACTGA